CAGCGGATGGCAGGCACAGGAAATGACGTACATCAATAACGCGATCAATAGCATCAGCAGGGAGATTTCCGAGCTGCAAACGCTGCTTTTTTCGATCGGACCTGATATCGTCGCAGCAGCGAATGAAATCAAAAGGGAAGAAGAAGCAAGAGAGGCAGCGGAACGGGCAGCAGCAGAGAGAGCCGCGAAGGAAAGGGAAGCAAGGCTGAATAATACCGGCTTGCGATAAGA
The window above is part of the Mesobacillus jeotgali genome. Proteins encoded here:
- a CDS encoding WXG100 family type VII secretion target, which translates into the protein MKINVGQAYSQANRIRDYAQELNEIKSRLQDFKGNLNSGWQAQEMTYINNAINSISREISELQTLLFSIGPDIVAAANEIKREEEAREAAERAAAERAAKEREARLNNTGLR